The genomic stretch ATCGCCGACCGTTTCGGCACCAAGCGCATCTTCTTCAGTGCCATCTTGCTTTTCAGCTTTGGTTCGCTGCTGTGCGCCGTAGCCAACAGCCTTGGTTTCCTGATCTTCGCCCGCGTAGTGCAGGGCCTGGGCGGTGCACTGATGCTGCCGGTCGGGCGGCTGGTGGTGCTGCGCGCCTACCCCCGCAGCGAGCTGGTGCGGATCATGAGCTTCATCACCATCCCCGGCCTGCTCGGGCCATTGCTGGGTCCAACGGTCGGTGGCTGGCTGGTGGAAATCCTCAGCTGGCACTGGATCTTTCTGCTCAACCTGCCAGTCGGCCTGCTTGGCTGCATTGCCGTGTGGAAGTTCATCCCGGACTTGCGCGGCGCCGAGCGCACCACCTTCGACGGCCCTGGTTTCCTGCTGTTTGGCGCAGCGATGGTACTGATCACCATTGCAATGGAAGGCCTGGGCGAGCTGCACCTGCCGCACTTGCGGGTAATGTTGCTGCTGTTCGCCGGCATGGCCTGCCTGGCCGCGTACTGGCTGCGAGCCGGGCGCGACCCGGAGCCGCTGTTCTCGCCCAGCCTGTTCCGCGTGCGCACCTTCGCCATCGGCATCCTCGGCAACCTGTTCGCCCGCTTGGGCAGCGGCGCTCTGCCCTTCCTGGTGCCGTTGCTGCTGCAGGTCGCGCTGGGCTACTCGCCCGCCCAGGCAGGCATGAGCATGATCCCGCTGGCGGTGGCGGCCATGCTGGCCAAGTCCATTGCCCGACCGCTGATCGAACGGTTCGGATATCGCATCATTCTGACCGGTAATACCTTGCTGCTGGGCATCCTGCTGGCAAGCCTGGGCCTGGTGGACGAGCAGACGCCCTATTGGCTGCTGTTGGTGCAACTTGGCCTTCTGGGTGCCGTGAACTCCATGCAGTTCACGGCGATGAACACAGTGACGCTCATCGATCTCGACGATGCCAGCGCCAGCAGCGGTAACAGCCTGCTGTCGGTGGTCGCGCAACTGTCGCTGAGCCTGGGCGTGGCTTGCGCCGGCGCACTGTTGGGCGGTTTTACTGCGGCAGGCAGCGCCGAGGGCGTGGAAACCACCCTGGGCGCGTTCCAGCTGACCTTCGTCACCATCGGTGTAATGGCCATGCTGGCGGCGGCGATTTTCCTGCAACTGGCGCCGACGGACGGAAGGCGTGCCCGTCGTCCGGAACAACACATGGAGTCGTAGGGCGAATGGCCACGAGGCTGGTAGACTGTGCGGCATTTTTCGCTTCGCAACGCAGGCCCGCCTCGTGACCACCGAATCCACCGCCTTTGCTACCTTGCCGCTGTCCACTGCCATGCTGGCCAACCTGGACGCCCTCGGCTATGCCTCGATGACGCCTATCCAGGCCCAGAGCCTGCCTGTCATCCTCAAAGGCCAGGACCTGATCGCCCAGGCCAAGACCGGTAGCGGCAAGACCGCCGCCTTCGGCATCGGCCTGCTCAACCCGATCAACCCGCGCTACTTCGGCTGCCAGGCGTTGGTGCTCTGCCCTACCCGCGAGCTCGCCGACCAGGTGGCCAAGGAGCTGCGCCGCCTGGCCCGCGCCGAGGACAACATCAAGATCCTGACCCTGTGCGGCGGTGTTTCGCTTGGCCCACAGATCGCGTCGCTGGAGCACGGCGCACACATCATCGTCGGCACTCCAGGGCGCATCCAGCAGCACCTGGACAAAGGCACCCTTGTACTGGACGGGTTGAACACCCTGGTACTGGACGAAGCCGACCGCATGCTCGACATGGGCTTCTTCGACGCCATCGCCAGCATCATCGGCAAGACCCCGTCGCGCCGTCAGACCCTGCTGTTCTCTGCCACCTACCCGGCCGGCATCAAGCAACTGGCCGCCGACTTCATGCGCAACCCGCAGCAGGTCAAGGTCGAGAGCCTGCACGCCGACAACCAGATCGAGCAGCGTTTCATCGAGATTGACCCGCAACAACGTCTGGAAGCAGTCACCCGCGTGCTCGGCCACTACCGCCCGCAGTCGTGCGTAGCGTTCTGCTTCACCAAGCAGCAATGCGAGGACGTGGTTGCCCACCTGACCGCCAAGGGCATCGTCGCACAGGCCCTGCACGGCGACCTGGAGCAGCGCGACCGTGACCAGGTGCTGACCATGTTCGCCAACCGCAGCAGCTCGGTGCTGGTGGCTACCGACGTGGCCGCCCGCGGTCTGGACATCGATGGCCTGGACATGGTCATCAACGTGGAACTGGCACGTGATGCGGAAATCCACGTGCACCGCGTGGGCCGCACCGGCCGCGCCGGCGAGAAAGGCATTGCGGTCAGCCTGGTGGCACCGGCCGAAGGCCACCGCGCCCAGGCCATCGAAGCGCTGCAGAAGAGCCCGCTGCGCTGGGACCAGCTGGACAGCCTGAAAAACAAGGGCGGCGAGCCCCTGCTGCCAGTGATGACCACGCTGTGCATTGCCGCTGGCCGCAAGGACAAGCTGCGCCCTGGCGACATCCTGGGTGCCTTGACCGGTGATGCCGGCATCCCGGGCAAGCAGGTGGGCAAGATTGCCATCTTCGACTTTCAGGCGTTTGTGGCCGTGGAGCGGGCGCTGGCCAAGCAGGCCATGCAGCGGCTGAACAGCGGCAAGATCAAGGGCCGCGCCCTGAAAGTCCGCATTATCTAAATGCCAGGCAAATCCCCTGTAGAAGCGGTTTTACCCACGAATGCGGCAGTGAATGCACCATCGCATTCGCGGGTGAACCCGCTCCCACAGGGTTCAGCATTTCAACTCTGAAGGTTCATACAGTGCACTCCACCGACGTGATCATCCTTGGCGCCGGCGCCGCCGGCCTGATGTGCGCCCAGCACAGTGCCCGTCGCGGCCGCCGGGTGCTGCTGCTCGACCACGCCAACAAGCCAGGCAAGAAGATCCTCATGTCCGGCGGCGGGCGCTGCAACTTCACCAACATGTACACCGAGCCGGCCAACTTCCTTTCGCACAACGCACACTTCTGCAAGTCGGCGCTGGCTCGCTACACCCAATGGGACTTCATCGAACTGGTCTGCAAGCACGGCGTGGCCTACCACGAGAAGAAACTCGGGCAACTGTTCTGCGACAACAAGGCCAGCGACATCCTCGACATGCTGCTGGCCGAGTGTGACGAGGCCGGCGCCGAGATCCGCATGCACACCAGCATCGAACAGATCGAGAAGACCGAAAGCGGCTATCTGTTGCAGACCAGCAGCGGCCAGTTCGCCTGCCAGTCGCTGGTCATCGCCACCGGCGGCCTGTCGATCCCGACCCTGGGCGCCACCGGTTTCGGCTACCAGGTGGCCCGCCAGTTCGGCCACACCCTGCTGCCAACCCGCGCCGGGCTGGTGCCATTCACCATCACCGAGCCCCAACTCAAGGCGATGTGCACCGAATTGTCTGGCACCTCGCTGGACTGCACCGCCAGTTGCAACGGCACCAGTTTCCGCGAAAACCTGCTGTTCACGCACCGCGGCCTGAGCGGTCCGGCGATCTTGCAGATCTCGTCATTCTGGGAAGCCGGTGACACGGTCGAGATCAACCTGTTGCCCGACCGCGATGCGCTGACCTGGCTGCAACAGATGCAGGCCGAGCGCGCCAACGCCGAACTGAAGACCGTGCTGGGCGAGGTCTTCACTCGCAAGCTGGCCAACCTGCTGGCCGAGCAGTGGTTCGAGTCCAGACCGATGAAGCAGTACACCCCGGCAGAACTGGCACAAATCGCCGAAAAGCTGGCGAACTGGCAAGTTGTGCCGGCCGGCACCGAAGGCTACCGCACCGCCGAAGTGACCCTGGGCGGCGTGGATACCCGCGAGGTGTCGTCCAAGACCATGGAATCGCTGAAAAGCCCCGGTTTGTACTTCATCGGTGAAGTGCTGGATGTCACCGGCCACCTGGGCGGTTTCAACTTCCAGTGGGCCTGGGCATCAGCGAACGCCGCAGCGCAGTTCGTGTAGGGTAGAATCCTTTCAGCAGCACGGAACGCTTCTTGCTGGCCCGTGTTTGGAGCCGTTATTGGGGCCGCTTCGCGCCCCTTCGCGGGCACGCCCGCTCCCACAGGGTTCTTTGTAGAACGTGTGGGAGCGGGCGTGCCCGCGAAGGGGCGCGAAGCGGCCCCAATAACCGGCCCTGAAAGGTATTCTTCTGATCACCGCCTGGCAGGCCATCATGTCATCGAGCTCGTTCCGTCAGTCACTGCGTCGCCTGTGGGGCCAAGACAAGTTCAGCTACAGCATCCGGGTCACCATTGCCCTCACCGGCAGTCTGGCCCTGTGCTGGTACCAGAACGAGATGGCCCTGCTGATTCCACTGTTCCTCGGCATCATCGCCAGCGCCCTGGCCGAAACCGACGACAGCTGGCAGGGCCGCCTCAGCGCCCTGGCCGTTACCCTGGTTTGTTTCGCCATC from Pseudomonas putida encodes the following:
- a CDS encoding DHA2 family efflux MFS transporter permease subunit, which codes for MPERTPLDPVTARWIPWVVAIAFFMQSLDGTILNTALPAMARSLAEDPLRMQGVIIAYMLTVALLIPASGWIADRFGTKRIFFSAILLFSFGSLLCAVANSLGFLIFARVVQGLGGALMLPVGRLVVLRAYPRSELVRIMSFITIPGLLGPLLGPTVGGWLVEILSWHWIFLLNLPVGLLGCIAVWKFIPDLRGAERTTFDGPGFLLFGAAMVLITIAMEGLGELHLPHLRVMLLLFAGMACLAAYWLRAGRDPEPLFSPSLFRVRTFAIGILGNLFARLGSGALPFLVPLLLQVALGYSPAQAGMSMIPLAVAAMLAKSIARPLIERFGYRIILTGNTLLLGILLASLGLVDEQTPYWLLLVQLGLLGAVNSMQFTAMNTVTLIDLDDASASSGNSLLSVVAQLSLSLGVACAGALLGGFTAAGSAEGVETTLGAFQLTFVTIGVMAMLAAAIFLQLAPTDGRRARRPEQHMES
- the dbpA gene encoding ATP-dependent RNA helicase DbpA, with product MTTESTAFATLPLSTAMLANLDALGYASMTPIQAQSLPVILKGQDLIAQAKTGSGKTAAFGIGLLNPINPRYFGCQALVLCPTRELADQVAKELRRLARAEDNIKILTLCGGVSLGPQIASLEHGAHIIVGTPGRIQQHLDKGTLVLDGLNTLVLDEADRMLDMGFFDAIASIIGKTPSRRQTLLFSATYPAGIKQLAADFMRNPQQVKVESLHADNQIEQRFIEIDPQQRLEAVTRVLGHYRPQSCVAFCFTKQQCEDVVAHLTAKGIVAQALHGDLEQRDRDQVLTMFANRSSSVLVATDVAARGLDIDGLDMVINVELARDAEIHVHRVGRTGRAGEKGIAVSLVAPAEGHRAQAIEALQKSPLRWDQLDSLKNKGGEPLLPVMTTLCIAAGRKDKLRPGDILGALTGDAGIPGKQVGKIAIFDFQAFVAVERALAKQAMQRLNSGKIKGRALKVRII
- a CDS encoding aminoacetone oxidase family FAD-binding enzyme → MHSTDVIILGAGAAGLMCAQHSARRGRRVLLLDHANKPGKKILMSGGGRCNFTNMYTEPANFLSHNAHFCKSALARYTQWDFIELVCKHGVAYHEKKLGQLFCDNKASDILDMLLAECDEAGAEIRMHTSIEQIEKTESGYLLQTSSGQFACQSLVIATGGLSIPTLGATGFGYQVARQFGHTLLPTRAGLVPFTITEPQLKAMCTELSGTSLDCTASCNGTSFRENLLFTHRGLSGPAILQISSFWEAGDTVEINLLPDRDALTWLQQMQAERANAELKTVLGEVFTRKLANLLAEQWFESRPMKQYTPAELAQIAEKLANWQVVPAGTEGYRTAEVTLGGVDTREVSSKTMESLKSPGLYFIGEVLDVTGHLGGFNFQWAWASANAAAQFV